A part of Ignavibacteriales bacterium genomic DNA contains:
- a CDS encoding sigma-54-dependent Fis family transcriptional regulator, whose amino-acid sequence MADKEVKIKIFSDTDDYSSVRSAIMQVSLPGVELISSVPGALIPEANDILIFNISSTESTLFRSLLKIKNTITNKIIICSSTANALVISSLIKLGFHSIYLLPYELYKFIDYLNEIISNNSYITEDRFHRGFGLSEHSFHSMIGNSEIMKRTISLSRRVAEKSTSNILILGETGVGKGLLARAIHNESKLGGYPFIDIVCTSIPENLLESELFGYEPGAFTNARVRKYGLFELAGKGTLFLDEIGDLSYTMQSKLLRTIEKKIIRRLGGTKDIPIHARIISATNRDLEGMVEKNLFRRDLYHRLNVVAIEIPPLRERVADIITIANYYVKLFSKQFGKRIQKIDLETRQFLTAYHWPGNVRELKNSIERAVLLCDDNKLTMNDFQNLLNSISVNISNSNNNELIPQQIIRLDLNFTAVDLKKLNRIFAEEVMKKTHGNKSRAAKFLGISRPRLDGLFK is encoded by the coding sequence ATGGCGGATAAAGAAGTAAAGATTAAAATATTTTCCGATACTGATGATTACTCATCTGTGCGTTCAGCGATCATGCAAGTATCTTTGCCAGGCGTTGAACTCATTTCCTCTGTACCGGGGGCACTCATACCGGAAGCAAACGATATACTGATATTTAATATTTCCTCGACAGAATCAACTTTATTTAGAAGCCTACTAAAGATTAAAAACACTATCACTAACAAAATTATTATATGCTCATCAACCGCTAATGCTTTAGTCATCAGCTCGTTGATTAAGCTGGGTTTTCATTCAATTTATCTACTTCCCTATGAGCTTTACAAATTTATTGACTATTTAAACGAGATAATTTCAAATAACTCGTACATCACTGAAGATAGATTTCATAGGGGCTTTGGATTAAGCGAGCACTCATTTCATTCGATGATTGGAAATTCTGAAATTATGAAAAGAACTATCTCTCTAAGCAGAAGAGTTGCTGAGAAAAGTACTTCAAATATTCTGATCTTAGGCGAGACCGGTGTCGGCAAAGGACTTCTTGCCCGTGCGATTCATAATGAAAGTAAATTAGGCGGCTACCCATTCATTGATATAGTTTGTACGTCCATTCCGGAAAATTTATTGGAGTCAGAACTTTTCGGATACGAGCCAGGGGCATTCACAAATGCTCGCGTAAGAAAATACGGCTTATTTGAACTTGCAGGAAAGGGCACTTTATTTTTAGACGAGATTGGCGATTTAAGCTATACAATGCAATCAAAACTTTTACGCACAATAGAAAAGAAAATAATTCGAAGATTAGGAGGAACTAAGGATATACCAATTCATGCAAGAATTATCTCAGCAACTAATCGTGATTTGGAAGGAATGGTTGAAAAAAATCTTTTTAGAAGAGACTTATATCATCGCCTAAATGTTGTTGCAATTGAAATACCTCCGCTTAGAGAAAGAGTCGCAGATATTATAACTATCGCGAATTATTATGTAAAATTATTTAGCAAACAGTTTGGTAAACGAATTCAAAAAATTGACCTGGAAACCAGACAATTCTTAACTGCTTATCACTGGCCCGGAAATGTACGCGAATTAAAAAATTCAATTGAGAGGGCTGTTTTACTGTGTGATGATAATAAGTTAACGATGAATGACTTTCAAAATCTTTTAAACAGTATCTCGGTTAATATCTCCAATTCAAATAACAACGAACTAATTCCACAACAAATTATTCGACTTGATTTAAATTTTACAGCAGTTGATTTAAAGAAACTTAATAGAATTTTTGCAGAGGAAGTAATGAAAAAAACTCATGGCAATAAATCGCGGGCTGCTAAATTTCTCGGTATTTCTCGTCCACGATTAGATGGATTGTTTAAATAG
- a CDS encoding protein kinase encodes MINQRYVLKQELGRGRSRVFLCTDLEFSEKDIALKVLSKDADEGERRIFRNEFFTLKKLNHPGIIKAFEFSTILNCDPTDFDVETGSIFFTLEYFPGNTIGDIDFSDDPTLLKEIIKQICSTLFYLHLSNYIYFDLKTENILCRIEDRTAKIILIDMGFAAKQSEVNLQERRGSAEYIAPELLQNKPFDHRVDLYSLGMLFYKLVFKNFPFSKLSEIEIYKAHIEEDFTIGQTEIIPGLSKVISRLLEKDPDKRFENSLQILGKLNIQVDSLMAKDFQPASIFTGRSDIINIIRNFLSNSQISETYSLHGFDGAGKSSVVSELEYLFENAVVIRAGITKTGEEFLRFVFNRILYSPNVYSSIGDSLKSELAKFIGKENRKNTSELRTLLVSIAKSTQLMLVIDDYNQLDEFNLEFFQEVIPFLQVNGAKIILTDNSGIDSKVKKLYNITELDLSSFTSVQLHEFIDQSFFSLFPKTELEKIILRYADLLPGSLNNFISDSIFLGVLKFSAEGISIQADDEVDKILNGSQSEIFKLRIASLSEEEKNFAQILASFEINLDVQSMQALTGMSEKVVENILTELFYQNVIQNYQVINYIAFTTAGIKKFVYETIQDKKAFHKNIGNKIRERLSDFNKLETARHFELAGDTPAVFSLYKDEIENAESISAFSYQVKLLNKLSELHLTNEDQFYVFSLLAEKNYLLLNYSATLDSIEKLEKDISEKAKFSYLWLMKAKSLTETNKAQEGKDVLLSMLNIINEKQTRQIIHVELANAEYELNNFESSLEICQEIIQDPSTSNENKGKAHNLIALIHVNFKNNFQEAMNQFLSAAKYFNKSKIVSRLANTLNNIGNLHNLTGNTKEAELAWNEALNINSSIGSLVQEANQMLNYGVYYHDMFDHQNALEKFEGARKIFLSLGDNVGDAIAKLNLSELYIDLNEFNVIDRWLNEIIITFKEASMEEEVCEARFLDGYLNYILGDRNGLSRKILEYENFIKDKDFSNRSINHLKFLKALEGFSNEENNLIPAFSEVANWYFENGDKKNYLRAWNFSVENLIKCNQSESALSQQKDQKYIGIIANNIFFNAEKEYFLGRITKNLNAAKPALALNYFESALSLLNDEKILELTWKILIEIALCYKELGQISKAIHYSKYAYSTLKYLLENISNQRIRNFYYQKKSVSNAFEITKSILQNGG; translated from the coding sequence ATGATCAATCAACGATATGTACTTAAGCAAGAATTAGGAAGGGGCAGGAGCCGGGTATTTCTTTGCACCGATCTTGAATTTTCTGAAAAAGATATCGCATTAAAAGTATTATCAAAAGATGCCGACGAGGGTGAACGAAGGATTTTTAGAAATGAATTTTTTACTTTGAAAAAACTTAACCATCCGGGAATAATTAAAGCATTTGAATTCTCAACTATATTGAACTGCGACCCGACAGATTTTGATGTCGAAACAGGAAGTATATTTTTTACATTAGAATATTTTCCCGGGAATACAATTGGTGATATAGACTTTTCAGATGATCCCACCCTGCTTAAAGAAATAATAAAGCAAATATGTTCAACATTGTTTTACCTTCACCTTTCAAACTATATCTATTTTGATTTGAAAACTGAAAATATACTTTGCAGGATTGAAGATCGCACTGCAAAAATAATACTAATAGATATGGGCTTCGCTGCAAAACAGTCTGAAGTCAATTTGCAGGAACGCAGGGGTTCTGCAGAGTATATCGCTCCGGAACTTCTGCAGAACAAACCATTTGATCACCGGGTTGATCTTTACTCACTGGGCATGCTTTTTTATAAGCTTGTCTTTAAAAATTTTCCCTTTAGCAAGTTATCAGAGATTGAAATATACAAAGCACATATCGAAGAGGATTTTACAATTGGACAAACAGAAATTATTCCCGGGCTTTCAAAAGTAATATCTCGTTTACTTGAAAAAGATCCGGATAAAAGATTCGAAAATTCATTACAAATTTTGGGTAAACTTAATATTCAGGTTGACTCTTTAATGGCAAAAGATTTTCAACCGGCATCAATTTTTACCGGAAGAAGCGATATAATAAATATTATCCGAAATTTTTTAAGTAACAGCCAGATATCGGAGACATACTCTTTGCATGGTTTTGATGGAGCTGGTAAAAGTTCTGTTGTCAGTGAATTAGAGTATCTATTTGAAAATGCTGTTGTAATTAGAGCAGGTATTACTAAAACCGGCGAAGAATTTCTAAGATTTGTGTTTAATAGAATTTTATACAGCCCTAATGTTTATTCGTCTATTGGTGATTCATTAAAATCTGAGCTGGCAAAATTCATTGGCAAAGAAAATAGAAAGAATACTTCTGAACTGCGTACTTTGTTAGTATCTATTGCAAAGTCAACTCAACTGATGCTTGTGATTGATGATTATAATCAACTGGATGAATTCAACTTAGAATTTTTCCAGGAAGTTATTCCATTTTTGCAGGTGAATGGTGCAAAAATAATTCTCACTGATAACTCGGGCATTGATTCAAAAGTTAAAAAACTTTATAATATTACTGAACTTGATTTGTCTTCTTTTACTTCAGTTCAGCTTCACGAGTTTATAGATCAAAGTTTTTTCAGTTTATTTCCTAAAACTGAGCTGGAAAAAATTATTCTCAGATATGCAGATTTATTACCCGGGAGCTTAAATAATTTTATAAGTGATTCAATATTTCTGGGGGTACTAAAGTTCTCCGCTGAAGGGATAAGCATTCAGGCAGATGATGAAGTTGATAAAATTCTAAATGGCTCTCAATCCGAAATATTTAAATTAAGGATTGCCTCACTGAGTGAGGAGGAAAAAAACTTCGCACAGATTCTTGCATCATTTGAAATAAATCTTGATGTGCAATCAATGCAGGCACTAACCGGGATGTCCGAAAAGGTGGTTGAAAATATCCTTACAGAATTATTTTATCAAAACGTCATTCAAAATTATCAGGTTATCAATTACATTGCTTTTACTACTGCGGGAATAAAAAAATTCGTTTATGAGACCATTCAAGATAAAAAAGCTTTTCACAAAAATATCGGAAATAAAATCAGAGAAAGACTTTCGGATTTTAATAAGTTGGAAACAGCCCGCCATTTCGAATTAGCTGGAGATACCCCCGCTGTTTTTTCTCTCTATAAAGATGAAATTGAAAATGCTGAATCTATTTCTGCATTTTCTTACCAGGTAAAGTTGCTTAATAAATTGAGCGAATTGCATCTAACTAATGAAGATCAATTTTATGTCTTTTCGTTGCTTGCAGAAAAAAATTATTTGCTGCTAAATTATTCTGCTACATTAGATTCGATTGAGAAATTAGAAAAAGACATTTCTGAGAAAGCAAAGTTCTCGTATTTATGGCTAATGAAAGCTAAATCACTTACGGAAACAAATAAAGCTCAAGAAGGTAAAGACGTTCTTCTTTCTATGTTGAACATCATCAACGAAAAACAAACGAGGCAAATAATACATGTTGAACTAGCTAATGCAGAATATGAGTTAAACAATTTTGAGTCCTCGCTGGAAATCTGCCAGGAAATAATTCAAGACCCAAGCACAAGTAATGAAAATAAAGGAAAGGCTCATAATCTAATTGCTCTTATTCATGTAAACTTCAAGAATAATTTTCAAGAGGCAATGAATCAGTTCTTATCTGCCGCAAAATATTTTAATAAGTCAAAAATTGTAAGCCGATTAGCAAATACATTAAATAACATTGGCAATTTGCATAATCTCACGGGAAATACTAAAGAAGCAGAATTAGCCTGGAATGAAGCTTTAAATATTAATTCATCAATTGGAAGTTTAGTGCAAGAAGCGAATCAGATGTTGAATTATGGCGTTTATTATCACGATATGTTTGATCATCAAAATGCTCTTGAAAAATTTGAAGGAGCACGAAAAATTTTTCTTAGCCTTGGCGATAACGTGGGGGATGCAATTGCGAAACTTAATCTCAGTGAATTATATATCGATCTCAATGAATTTAACGTAATAGATAGGTGGTTGAATGAAATCATCATTACATTTAAAGAGGCAAGTATGGAGGAAGAGGTATGTGAGGCCCGATTCCTTGACGGTTATTTGAATTATATTCTTGGCGATCGAAACGGGCTTTCAAGAAAGATTTTGGAATACGAGAATTTTATCAAGGATAAAGATTTTTCAAATAGGAGTATAAATCATTTAAAATTTCTAAAAGCATTAGAAGGTTTTTCCAATGAAGAAAATAATTTAATCCCTGCATTTTCAGAAGTTGCCAACTGGTATTTTGAAAATGGAGATAAGAAAAATTATCTGCGAGCCTGGAATTTTAGTGTTGAAAACTTAATCAAGTGTAATCAAAGCGAATCTGCACTATCCCAGCAAAAGGATCAAAAATATATTGGTATAATTGCAAATAATATTTTCTTTAATGCTGAAAAAGAGTATTTTTTAGGAAGAATAACTAAAAACTTAAATGCGGCAAAACCAGCATTAGCATTAAACTATTTTGAATCTGCATTAAGTTTATTAAATGATGAAAAAATTTTGGAACTTACGTGGAAAATCCTTATTGAAATAGCACTTTGCTACAAAGAATTAGGACAGATTTCAAAAGCAATTCATTATTCAAAATATGCTTATTCTACTTTAAAATATTTACTCGAAAACATTTCTAATCAGCGCATAAGAAATTTTTACTACCAAAAAAAATCTGTGTCAAATGCTTTTGAGATAACAAAATCAATTCTTCAAAATGGCGGATAA
- a CDS encoding ABC transporter permease, whose protein sequence is MNLKLYHFTILYLSVIIFFAIGKIGAGLILFYKFIELFFYDVDFAFNQLSFSMVDVFISSIMIIVILFFFIIKRKKLVWLNLNISLSRVVVVVILSFFIFAPIIAPFHPDFQKNISVTKLLKPLESKIKIHIFNQEEPGQNPNEKFISLKNKSIMNSFDSNIIYADSIKIEGQLLCYQSASKIVIDIPGKKLDDFCAVSSTLFLLGTDEYGRDIFSRIIYGTRISLFIGLTAVLITFVLGITLGFIAGYKGGVINLILNHTTDMFLAFPVIFLIILILSLFGGSILSVIVVLGISGWMSLFKIVRSEVIAIKNKDYFLSAKLIGLSAPALMKEEIFPIILTSVIVNLVFQFGNVILAESALSYLGLGAGNSYPSWGKMIEDGQGYLSHAWWMIVFPSLMLILTLYSANDIAGKINSSLKKKLEL, encoded by the coding sequence ATGAATTTGAAGCTTTATCATTTTACAATATTATACTTATCAGTAATCATTTTTTTTGCAATTGGAAAAATCGGTGCGGGGTTGATTCTTTTTTATAAATTTATTGAGCTGTTTTTTTATGATGTTGATTTTGCATTCAATCAATTAAGCTTTTCAATGGTTGATGTTTTCATTTCTTCAATTATGATAATTGTTATCTTATTCTTTTTTATAATTAAAAGAAAAAAGCTTGTTTGGCTGAATCTAAATATTTCATTAAGCAGAGTTGTTGTAGTTGTGATACTTTCATTTTTTATTTTCGCTCCCATTATTGCTCCCTTCCATCCTGATTTTCAAAAAAACATTTCAGTCACCAAACTTTTAAAACCTTTAGAATCTAAAATCAAAATTCATATTTTCAATCAGGAAGAACCCGGGCAAAATCCAAATGAAAAATTTATTTCTCTAAAGAACAAATCAATTATGAATTCCTTTGATTCGAATATTATTTACGCCGACAGTATTAAAATCGAAGGACAGCTTCTTTGCTATCAATCAGCAAGTAAAATAGTTATTGATATACCAGGGAAAAAGTTAGATGATTTTTGTGCTGTTTCATCCACTTTGTTTTTATTAGGCACTGACGAATATGGGAGGGATATTTTCTCAAGGATAATTTATGGAACGAGAATTTCTTTATTTATCGGATTAACCGCCGTCCTTATTACTTTTGTACTGGGGATTACACTCGGCTTTATTGCCGGTTATAAAGGAGGAGTTATTAATTTAATATTAAATCATACAACCGATATGTTTTTAGCTTTCCCGGTAATTTTTTTAATCATATTAATTCTATCTTTGTTTGGCGGATCAATCCTGTCCGTTATAGTTGTGCTCGGTATTTCGGGATGGATGAGTCTCTTTAAAATAGTTCGATCCGAAGTGATTGCAATCAAAAATAAAGATTACTTTCTTTCTGCAAAGCTGATTGGATTATCTGCCCCTGCCTTAATGAAAGAAGAAATATTTCCAATTATTTTAACCTCTGTGATTGTAAATCTTGTTTTTCAATTCGGGAATGTCATACTTGCAGAATCGGCGCTTAGCTATTTGGGTCTTGGTGCGGGGAACAGTTATCCATCATGGGGGAAAATGATAGAAGATGGACAAGGCTATTTATCTCACGCCTGGTGGATGATAGTTTTTCCGTCGTTAATGTTAATCTTGACACTTTATTCAGCGAATGATATCGCAGGCAAAATAAATTCATCGCTTAAAAAGAAATTAGAATTATGA
- a CDS encoding ABC transporter permease gives MTNTPVKLVLKRLLSSITVMFLLITMIFILLRISPGSFTQKFISPDLNPALAEQVNTSFGLNEPILLQYKNFLTNLIRGDFGVSYSFREPVSTVIFRHLPLTAVIAFLSFLIQIFIGILLASFVLKKSRVKLDKFFSSASIFIFALPSFVVGVFLLMIFSDLTGLFPSSGIKSFDFDQYNFIGKLLDYLHHLVLPVFTISLGGTALFYKYASDNMKEISTKYFITNLRANGVGEKTIILKHIIPNSISPLISAAGVELGILLGGTLITEVIFSLPGMGRLTVNAILQRDYPLVIGCVFISGVLIILSNFLADLIKGKLDKRMIKEMLG, from the coding sequence ATGACAAACACTCCGGTGAAATTAGTGCTTAAAAGATTGTTATCATCAATCACGGTAATGTTTTTATTGATTACGATGATCTTCATACTTTTAAGAATATCGCCCGGAAGTTTTACACAAAAATTCATTTCCCCCGATCTAAACCCCGCCCTTGCCGAGCAGGTAAACACTTCATTTGGATTGAATGAGCCCATCCTGCTGCAGTATAAAAATTTCCTAACGAATTTAATCAGGGGAGATTTCGGAGTATCATACAGTTTTCGTGAACCCGTTTCAACTGTTATTTTCAGGCATCTCCCCTTAACAGCGGTGATCGCATTTTTAAGCTTTCTAATTCAAATCTTTATCGGAATACTTCTCGCAAGTTTTGTATTAAAGAAAAGCAGAGTAAAGCTTGATAAGTTTTTTTCTTCTGCAAGTATTTTCATTTTTGCTCTCCCCTCATTTGTGGTGGGTGTTTTTTTACTGATGATATTTTCAGACCTAACAGGACTATTTCCCTCCTCGGGAATCAAATCATTCGATTTCGACCAATATAATTTTATAGGAAAGCTGCTTGATTATCTTCATCATTTAGTTCTTCCCGTGTTCACAATTTCATTAGGAGGCACAGCGCTTTTTTATAAATATGCCTCGGATAATATGAAGGAAATATCAACAAAATATTTTATCACGAACTTACGTGCAAATGGTGTTGGGGAAAAAACAATAATTCTAAAACACATCATTCCCAATTCTATTTCACCATTAATTTCTGCAGCGGGTGTAGAACTCGGAATATTGCTTGGAGGCACTTTAATTACTGAAGTTATTTTTTCTCTTCCGGGAATGGGGAGGTTAACAGTAAATGCTATTCTTCAAAGAGATTATCCATTAGTAATTGGCTGCGTCTTTATTTCGGGTGTGCTAATTATTCTAAGTAATTTTTTAGCTGACCTGATAAAAGGCAAGCTGGATAAACGTATGATTAAAGAAATGCTTGGTTAA
- a CDS encoding ABC transporter ATP-binding protein — MLKVALDKIFLKGSSQKKLLLQNINFTLPANHIFTIIGKNGSGKTTLVKALTKLLDEIYFEVNGKIIFENENLFLAADDKMNVLRLSKIKYVFQDAINCFDPLKKLGYYFSLIDCDNFETEKTLEYFRLPSRNKISSMFPYELSGGMAQRLMFVLALIANPSLIIMDEPTSGIDVGVANLFLLKMKEFISQADHSILMITQDIDFAVKAGGKIALLKDNSLSEFVPAESLLNEVSINEDNLLSAYRELL, encoded by the coding sequence ATGCTTAAAGTCGCTCTTGATAAAATATTTCTAAAGGGCAGCAGCCAAAAAAAACTGCTCCTTCAGAATATTAATTTTACCTTACCTGCAAATCATATTTTTACAATCATTGGTAAGAATGGAAGCGGAAAAACTACTTTAGTAAAGGCATTGACAAAATTACTGGATGAAATATATTTTGAAGTAAACGGTAAAATCATTTTTGAGAATGAAAATCTTTTTTTAGCTGCCGATGATAAAATGAATGTGCTTCGGCTCAGTAAAATAAAATATGTTTTTCAGGATGCTATAAATTGCTTTGACCCGCTGAAAAAATTAGGATATTATTTTTCGTTAATTGATTGCGATAACTTTGAAACTGAAAAAACTTTAGAATACTTTCGACTTCCTTCCCGTAATAAAATTAGTTCAATGTTTCCTTATGAATTAAGCGGCGGAATGGCGCAAAGACTAATGTTTGTGCTGGCTTTAATCGCTAATCCTTCGCTGATAATTATGGACGAACCTACTTCCGGGATAGATGTCGGCGTTGCAAATCTTTTTTTGCTCAAGATGAAGGAGTTCATCTCTCAAGCTGATCATTCGATTTTAATGATTACACAGGATATTGATTTTGCCGTAAAGGCTGGGGGAAAAATTGCGTTATTAAAAGATAACAGTTTATCTGAATTTGTACCGGCAGAATCGTTACTCAATGAAGTAAGTATTAACGAGGACAATTTATTATCAGCATACAGAGAGTTGCTGTGA
- a CDS encoding ABC transporter ATP-binding protein, whose product MKTILSVKELTYTVNDISEKKIILDNISFTLDEGKILGIAGESGSGKTTLAKILCGLNIPDSGEIIFNTSAEGIKNRIQILFQNNGELLNPYRKVENILSEALAIGRKKNNQSLELKGLMQIVDIEENLLQRRCYQLSGGQQQRVALARILAVNPKLIILDEPFSAQDPESQLNFLNLFKKINKELGTTLICIAHSLKILRKLADEVIILYKGKIVEQGKTEIVFSSPQHKYTKFLLKAESYDLKYEDILNDTLKRELQ is encoded by the coding sequence GTGAAAACTATATTATCCGTTAAAGAATTGACTTACACTGTGAATGATATTTCTGAAAAGAAAATTATTCTCGATAATATTTCTTTCACTCTGGACGAAGGAAAAATACTCGGCATCGCCGGAGAATCCGGAAGCGGTAAAACTACGCTTGCTAAAATTTTATGCGGCTTAAATATTCCTGATTCAGGCGAAATTATTTTTAATACTTCTGCAGAAGGAATAAAAAACCGCATTCAGATTTTATTTCAAAATAACGGCGAGTTATTAAATCCTTACCGTAAAGTAGAAAATATTTTAAGCGAGGCATTAGCGATTGGAAGAAAGAAAAACAATCAATCATTAGAATTGAAAGGGCTGATGCAAATAGTGGATATTGAAGAAAACCTTTTGCAGCGCAGATGTTATCAGCTAAGCGGGGGGCAGCAGCAGCGCGTGGCGCTTGCAAGAATACTTGCCGTAAACCCAAAACTCATTATACTCGATGAACCATTCTCCGCACAGGATCCTGAATCTCAATTAAACTTTCTAAATCTCTTTAAAAAGATTAATAAGGAATTAGGCACTACGCTAATTTGCATTGCACACAGTCTTAAAATTTTAAGAAAACTTGCCGACGAAGTAATTATTCTTTACAAAGGCAAAATAGTTGAACAGGGAAAAACAGAAATAGTTTTTTCTTCACCGCAGCATAAGTACACAAAGTTCCTGCTGAAAGCCGAATCCTACGATTTGAAGTATGAAGATATTTTGAATGATACCCTTAAACGGGAACTTCAGTGA